From the genome of Cryptococcus deuterogattii R265 chromosome 5, complete sequence:
TGCCTCTTTGCCGTTCTGCTCGATCTCTCCCTTGGTGCTTcacgtcctcttctccttggttgatcctcctcatcctcctcttcttcttcgctgtCAGACTCGCCTTCCTTACCAAGCATGCTACACGGCGCGTTAGTCATTCTAAATGGTTGAACAGCTATAACAGCCACGTACATCTCTTCCATAAATTTGGCAGCCGCTATGGACGAAAATTCTGCCTCTCTTGatccccatctccattcAATGGTACCGCCTTCGGGTTGGCCCATAGGACCTGGGTTCTTGATCTTTTCGAGGTATTGATATTTCGCCAAAAGGTCAAGATACTTGTCCAAAGTGAGAAAAGGGTCGCTAGTGTCTTTTGACGCATACGGAAGGACGGTTTCTCGATAAAGGTTGACACGTCTGAGAAGTGCGTGCAGATGGTCTGAGGATTTCATGTCAGCTCGAGCAACCCATTTTTGTGAGAAATGTCACGTACCATCGCTGATAATCCGATTATGACAAAGAACGAGAGATAAGATCAACGTCCTGATACCTAACAAGCCAACGTGACCGATGatccctccatctcccttaTCCCATTGTAACAGTGCACCAGAGTCGTCATCGTCACCTTCAGCTTGAATACCGTAAGGTAAGGGAGCAGGCTCAGCCATGGCCTCGATGACTTTACCAGGCAAGATATTTTGAAGGATATATACTTTGGTTCCGGTTTCTGCAGAGTGCATCAGTGTCCACAGCtcaaaacaaaagaaaGCTTAACCGACCTCTTTTGACCCTTTGCGTAGCAGtggcatcttcctcctcctcctcatcttcatcctcgtcctcttcttccccctcaaCCGCATCCATCCTTCTGTTTGActgcttttcctttcctttccccttcttttggGTCTGAGTCATGGTTTGGGTCTGAGATGGGTCTTCCGtactttcttctttgcctcgCGCACGGATCTCATAAAGTTCACAGCCGAAAACGTTACGGAGAATGGTTTGGGCACAGGCAAAGACTAGGGGAAAAGCTCTTATATTATCAGGAAGGACTAGTTcaagtgaagaagatctgTCAGCCCCTTATTATCAATGTACGAAGCACCGAATCGCGCCTTACTCTGCTTGGCGATTTCAGTACGCCGTATCGGAATACGCTTATATTCCTGAAACAATGCTAACCGAACCAACATCCCCGCTCGAGATTCAATAAACTAATCCAAGAGTCAgccttccccatcaactTTGCATTCCATTCATCTTAACAATGCGCCATTCAAACAACGCGTCGGACTCGTCAACGAATACTCACCCCGCGGGTCAGAGAACCAGACCTGCCACTCTGAGTTTCTTCATCAGAGTCGTCTTGAGTTTCTTGGGCTGGCtgctttccctttctttggGATGCTTGAGGCTGTCGGCGGGGAGCCATCGTGACCGTATGTCGCTTGgtggaaagtgaagaaaCGAGTGGATGAAAATGGACGAACGCGCACGCAATTTCTCCGTCATGTCGCGCGCGTCTTGCATCTCTACCGCGTTTGTTACGTATAGCGGCAATCTTTTGCTTTCAATGTAGTAGCGGTGTATTCAATCCGTTTAAATGGAGACCAGGATACTAACAAGTGCCACAATAGCAATGCAGATAATTCCAAACAGAACAGACCCATGCATCCTCTCTATGAACAAAGATGCGGGAAATCACGCCGATCACGAGGTATATTTCAAACAATTTaacaaaagaagaaaaaagatgaaagaatgCGGTTTATGATGGGGCTGGGTCGGGCAGGATGATTTTTGGGGGGGTTAGTCATGATGTCGTAAAATatgccttcctcctttcttctcttctttccgccCTCGATTATATATATCTACATTTTAAGACTTGCTTTAAAGCCGCTACAACAACACCTTTGGCGCACTTTTAAGCAaagccagcagcagcaaccTTGTCGGGTACTTGGCTCTTCAAATGCTCAACCAAAGCCTTGAGTTCCGCCTTGGTCTCATCGGTAGTGTCATCGGCGTGGCTAGGGTCAAGAAGGACGTAGGCAAAGGCCTGGAGCAAGTGGTCGATGTGAGCCATGACGAGGTCGGGCTGAGTTCGGAAGACTTGGAAGAGAGCCTTGTAGACTGCTCGGTTCTCGAGAGGATCGAACctgagaggaaggacagaGACGATAACGGCAACGACATCGGCAAGAGGGAGAGCAGCGGCGTTCTTTGTGATCATACGAGCAACGGAGCCGGCAGCATTGTCACGGGCGTTGTAGAGAGCAGGAGGGGCATGCTCAGGAGGAGTGaagagagggtggagggCATGGAGGAGAGCGGGGTaatgggaagagagatcGGCGTCGGAGTTCTCGATGAGGACACCAGAAGCAAAGGCGGCATTGGATCGGACGTCGGGGTCCTCGTCAACAATCCCTCGGGAAATGACTTGTAAGAGGGGCTCGGTGAATTGGGTGACACCGCTCTTCAAACCAACAATGATCTCACCCAAGCTACCAATGGCCATGGACCTCTCGGTGTTTGTCCTCTTGCTCTCAGTGTACTTGGCAATCAAAGGCAAGACCTGGCCGAAAGCCTGTTGGAAGTCAGGACCAAGGACGGTAGCCATAGCACCGAAGACGTCGGCGGCGTTGGAAACGAGAGCGGCCTCGTACTCGGAAGAGTCGGCCTCCGCAGctccctcctcatctccatcggGGTCCTGTTGACAGAGTGACTTCTTCTCAAGGATTTCAATGGCGAAAGTGGCAACCTCGTCGAGGTCTACGAGATGTCAATGAATGCTTTTGACAGTTACATAACTGTAAACTTACAGCCCTCAATGACAGCGGGACCGCACTTGTTCATAGTATCAGCCAGCTCAGAGCACATGAAGATGACAACAGACCTGAAGCAAATTGTTAGCCTCGATTCTTATGCCAAATAATTTAAatttgagagaagaaaatggatCAGATGAATTATATAGATAGCCTCATGGCACAATGGCTCGGAGTGAGCTGAGTTGAAATTTTTCCTCATGCGTGGAAAGTAGGAAAAAAATAGAGATATAAACTTACTGGTCATCCTCAGTCTTCCAAGTCTCGAAAATAGGGGGGAGAACCAAGTTGACAATGCTCTTGACGTGTTCGTGAAGAGGGATGGCCTGCAAACGTATCAGCAAAGTACAGAGAAGATACAATATTTATACTCACAATCTTGGCTCCGGGCTGCCACTCGGGAGCTTCGGAAAGCTCATACATGGTCTTGATGTACTGGAACAAGGCACCGACAGCAGATTTCCTGATACCCTCGTAATAGTGGTCAAGCAAGTCGATGAGAACCTTGACGGTCTCCTCAACGTAGGGCATGAAAGCAGACTTAGTGGCAGCAAAGAGTTCTCCGATGGTGTCGGCGGcgacctccttctcgatGGCGACAGCGCTGTTCACCTTGGAGAACATGTCGTCCAAAGCTGCAAGGTCAgtgtcatcctcctcatcgtcaagGGATTCGCCAGCGTTCTTGCTGGAACCGGCCGCCATACTGAAAGCCTCAGCAAGCTGGGCGGGGTTGGAGTTACCCTCCTCGTCAAGCTCCTCAGAAACTTCGCTTTGCTGGCAGCTCGCGACAAGCGCAGGGACACACTGGGGAAGGTACTGAGCGAACTCGCCAGTGAAGACCTGGGCCATGATGccgaaaaagatgaaggaagactCCCTAAGACGAGAATTGTCCATGGTAAGGGCCTCGAAGGCGGCCTTCATGAGAGGCTGGAAGTAAGGACGGAAGACCTCAGCACCGACGGCATCAGCAATAGTACCGATAGTGTCAGTGGCAACACCTCGGAGGTCGTTCTGTTCGTCATTCTCGTTGAGCTCGAGGAAAGGAACGAGTCGCTGGATGGTCTGACCGAAGTAAGGGATGAACTTTTCTTTGGCGGCGTGAGCAGCAGAACCGATAGCACCGGTGACAGTGATCTTGACGGCGATGCTGCCGCTCTcaaggaggacgagaagtCGCTCCATGAGGAGGGTGAGATAGTTGACAATGTCGTCACCGAGGATTTCGAGGTAAGAGTCGAGACAAGTGCACGCGTTCTTCTGGGTGGCAGGGTCAACaatgaggttgaagaggatggggacAATGACGGAATGTCGGGTAGCGCACTCCTCAGCGAGCCATTCGCAAAGACAACCGAGAGCGATACAAGCGGCTTTTCGGACAATGACCTCACCGTCTTGAAGACCACCCTCGATCACGGGCCAGAGTTGGTCAACGTGAGGTCGGATATACTCGCTGCAACCCTCGACGGAGACACCGAAAGCCATAAGAGCGGACTTTCGCATACGGGCGTCACCAGAGGACATGTAGACCTGAAGTTGCTGAGTAAGAACAGGGAAGACCTgctggggaggaagaacctGGGCGAGGTTGTCAAGGGTTCGGAAAGCGAGTCGAGAAGGTGAGTCTTCGTCGACATCCTCAGGGTCATCCTCGCAACCAATGGGCAAAAGACCCTCAATGATGGGCTTGGCAAGACCCAAAGCCTGaaccttgctcttcttaCTGTGGAATTATTAGACGAGACGCTTCAAGCACATAACCAAACTTACTATCGGATAACCCAAGAAAGAACATTGAGGGCACCACACCTCATCTCgtcctcaacttccttgTTGCTGGCGGCACCGAGGAAGAACTGCACGAGCTCAGCAACGTGCTTGCTAACAAGAGGAGCCTCAAGGATAAGGAAAGTTTCAAAGGCATCGTAACCGTGTTTGACACCCTCGTCGTCACCGTCCTTGATAGCCTGCTCCAAAACCTTGAGCATAGGAACGATCAAATCCTGGAAGGCCTTGATGTCGTGCTTGTCGCTGGGCTCAATGTATTCGGCAACCTTGGCGAGGGCTCGGAGGGTGGTCACTCGGACCTCAGCAGATTCGGGGTCAACGAGAGAGACAGAGAAAACCTTGAAAAGGCTTTGGAGGTGAGACTCGAAAGACTCAGCGACGGTgtcaaggatggagaaaaggacgTAGATGGCAGTCTCTCGGTGGGCCTTGTCGGCAGAGCCGGCGGCTTGATAAAGACCGGGCATAAGAGTGGGCCATTGGGGAGGTGTGACAGTGAGCTCAATGTCGGCAA
Proteins encoded in this window:
- a CDS encoding importin beta-4 subunit; translated protein: MDPNYVSTLRQLLEASIAPDTSLIKAATTQLNTQFYKDPNCIPALYEVSCTSENPAIRQLAAVELRKRISAGDGKMWKKNPQQLRDQIKESLLQRLTSETSSIVRHAQAQAVAAIADIELTVTPPQWPTLMPGLYQAAGSADKAHRETAIYVLFSILDTVAESFESHLQSLFKVFSVSLVDPESAEVRVTTLRALAKVAEYIEPSDKHDIKAFQDLIVPMLKVLEQAIKDGDDEGVKHGYDAFETFLILEAPLVSKHVAELVQFFLGAASNKEVEDEMRCGALNVLSWVIRYKKSKVQALGLAKPIIEGLLPIGCEDDPEDVDEDSPSRLAFRTLDNLAQVLPPQQVFPVLTQQLQVYMSSGDARMRKSALMAFGVSVEGCSEYIRPHVDQLWPVIEGGLQDGEVIVRKAACIALGCLCEWLAEECATRHSVIVPILFNLIVDPATQKNACTCLDSYLEILGDDIVNYLTLLMERLLVLLESGSIAVKITVTGAIGSAAHAAKEKFIPYFGQTIQRLVPFLELNENDEQNDLRGVATDTIGTIADAVGAEVFRPYFQPLMKAAFEALTMDNSRLRESSFIFFGIMAQVFTGEFAQYLPQCVPALVASCQQSEVSEELDEEGNSNPAQLAEAFSMAAGSSKNAGESLDDEEDDTDLAALDDMFSKVNSAVAIEKEVAADTIGELFAATKSAFMPYVEETVKVLIDLLDHYYEGIRKSAVGALFQYIKTMYELSEAPEWQPGAKIAIPLHEHVKSIVNLVLPPIFETWKTEDDQSVVIFMCSELADTMNKCGPAVIEGYLDEVATFAIEILEKKSLCQQDPDGDEEGAAEADSSEYEAALVSNAADVFGAMATVLGPDFQQAFGQVLPLIAKYTESKRTNTERSMAIGSLGEIIVGLKSGVTQFTEPLLQVISRGIVDEDPDVRSNAAFASGVLIENSDADLSSHYPALLHALHPLFTPPEHAPPALYNARDNAAGSVARMITKNAAALPLADVVAVIVSVLPLRFDPLENRAVYKALFQVFRTQPDLVMAHIDHLLQAFAYVLLDPSHADDTTDETKAELKALVEHLKSQVPDKVAAAGFA